The following proteins are encoded in a genomic region of Capra hircus breed San Clemente chromosome 16, ASM170441v1, whole genome shotgun sequence:
- the TNFSF18 gene encoding tumor necrosis factor ligand superfamily member 18, producing the protein MCSSLVSFCFPQLSFLQRMSLSHMENMPLSHSSLQGAQRPSWKQWLLYSTVIIVLCSFSALMFIFFPLKTAQGPCVAKFGPLPSKWQMPSPEPSCVNKTADWRLKILQNGLYLIYGQVAPNTAYKGRAPFEVQLRKNEDPIQALTNNSTIQNVGGAYEFHAGDVIDLIFNAEHQVLKNKTYWGIFLLTNPQFIS; encoded by the exons ATGTGCTCATCACTTGTGAGTTTCTGCTTTCCACAGCTCTCATTCCTGCAGAGAATGAGTTTGAGCCACATGGAGAATATGCCTTTAAGCCATTCAAGTCTTCAAGGAGCACAGAGACCATCCTGGAAACAATGGCTCCTCTACTCAACAGTAATTATTGTGCTTTGCTCCTTCAGTGcactaatgtttattttttttccactcaaG ACTGCCCAGGGACCCTGTGTAGCGAAGTTTG GACCATTACCTTCAAAATGGCAAATGCCTTCTCCTGAGCCTTCTTGTGTGAATAAGACAGCTGACTGGAGGCTGAAGATACTTCAGAATGGTTTGTATTTAATTTACGGCCAAGTGGCTCCCAATACAGCCTATAAGGGACGAGCTCCGTTTGAGGTGCAGCTGCGTAAGAACGAAGACCCCATACAAGCTCTAACCAACAACTCTACGATCCAGAATGTAGGAGGGGCTTACGAATTCCACGCTGGAGATGTAATAGACTTGATATTCAATGCTGAGCATCAGGTTCTGAAAAATAAGACATACTGGGGGATCTTTTTACTTACAAATCCCCAATTCATCTCCTAG